One genomic window of Hyperolius riggenbachi isolate aHypRig1 chromosome 7, aHypRig1.pri, whole genome shotgun sequence includes the following:
- the LOC137525715 gene encoding hemoglobin subunit beta-3-like — protein sequence MVHWTAEEKAAINSTWSKVDLENDGHNALGRLLLTYPWTQRYFSSFGDLSTAAAVAGNAKVHAHGKKVIGALDKAVHHLDHVKETLAALSTQHANELHVDPSNFRRLLEVLVIVLASKLGSAFTPQVEAAWEKFVNVVVAALSHGYH from the exons ATGGTGCACTGGACTGCAGAAGAGAAAGCCGCCATCAACTCCACCTGGAGCAAGGTCGATCTGGAAAATGATGGCCACAACGCTCTGGGCAG GTTGCTCCTCACCTACCCCTGGACTCAGAGGTATTTCAGCAGCTTTGGAGATCTGTCCACCGCTGCTGCCGTTGCTGGTAATGCCAAGGTCCATGCCCATGGCAAGAAGGTGATTGGTGCCCTTGACAAAGCCGTTCATCATCTGGACCATGTGAAAGAGACACTTGCTGCCCTCAGCACACAGCACGCTAATGAACTCCATGTGGATCCCTCAAACTTCAGG CGTCTGCTGGAAGTGCTGGTGATCGTTCTGGCCTCTAAGCTGGGATCTGCTTTCACCCCTCAAGTGGAGGCTGCCTGGGAGAAGTTTGTAAATGTGGTGGTTGCTGCTCTGAGCCATGGCTATCACTAA